The region TGCACATGAGCGTGCCACTTCAGAACACAATGGCCCCTGTCAGAGGCAAGCCATGCAAAATGGCTCACTTCACATTGAAGTGTGTATCGAAAAGGCCTCGCGcacaaaaagaaatcacaaagaaaaaaacgacCAACAGTCAGATCAACATGCAATAACATTCACGTTTGGACAAAAATGTAGATCGATTCCTTCAATAAGAAGGAGCGGTACAGCCACCGGTACTTGTCTGCTTATTTAGGCCCTGTGTCCTTAAGCTGTCCCATACCACAGGCAGCTGACAGTGACCTCAGCACCACACCCCCTGAAGAGGACGAGCACATAGCATGCCTCTGTCTCCATCACCAGCAGGAGCCGTCAGAGAAGACACACGTGCTCCccttcactgtcctcctcccaCTGCACATGAAACACACACCTCTGCTGCCTGGGCAGGACTGTGCGGCCCAGTCAGTGAACTGTGGAGGGAAAGGAAGTATTGGCTGACAGGACATGCATTAAAGCAAAGCCTGTGCTTCTTTGTTCTCTCCAAAGCAATTCAGAGATTATACAATATTATATCTACACCgggataaaaaagaaaaatgcgaTCAAGGGATTTATAGGAGCTACCTAGCCTTGCGTAACGCAGTGTAGTTGAAGGGTTTAACAACGGTGTAAAGCATAAAAGGGGtcataaaacataatttcaaGGTCTCTACTAAGAAACACAAGAAACATGAAAAGGGCCCTAGTTCACATGAATTTGCCATAATACTGTTATATTCACCTACAGGTAGTAACTACATAGTGCATCGAATGCAGTTCCCTGTGAAAATTAAGCCCTGGATAAGTGTGCTTACTGTAGATTTATCAAACATGTGAGTTGAATGTGTATCGTCTTCGTTTTATGTTTGCTTGACAAACTTTCCTCTGTTTTCCAAAATTTTTTCCATACAGGTAATGTGGGATGGGTACATTAAGTATCTTTCTGAAAAAATTGAAGAAGACTTCAGCTGAAATAGCCCACACTGGCACCACCTATTAATATCAGTCGAACGAGGATCTGTTAATGGGTCCAATGCTTTGAGAAAAGAGATGTTCTCCCCTCTAAAAGCACATTGTGAAACCCAATGTGTCAAGAGCACATCAGAGAAACACATCAGAGACAACATAAAATTTTCCTTATCCCCACTCCCAACcacccttccctctcctcccactcctACAGTCCTGCCTCATGCCTTCACAGTTGTGTAGCCACAAGTGAACAGGGGATCATATTTGTTAACAGAAATGAAGATAGAATAAATATCAAATCAAACGAAAGATAACAATTTGTACTATTTGGCATCTAGGTGACCTATGTCTTCAAATGGTTTATTGAGTTTGATTCTCATTAATGTCCATCCTTATAGTAATCTAGCAGTCTCCTGATCTAATTTATGCATGACTATTTTGTGACTCCATCACGTTTTAATTGTCATATGGGTGTCTACCACTAACATCTGATTACTAAGATCTTATTTGGATTTGACACaggtagtgtgtgtgctgtcataCCAtcttgtaaatggtaaatggactgcatttatatagcgcttttatccaaagcgctttacaattgatgcctctcattcgccagagcagttaggggttaggggttaggtgtcttgctcaaggacacttcgacacgcccagggtggggtttgaaccggcaaccctccgactgccagacaatcggtcttacctcctgaactATGTCGCCCCTTTGTCACTGTAACAGTAAAGGTTGTACCTAATACTGCCTCCATCTAGCTCAATAAAGAAATTATTAAAATCATATGAAGTACTTAACTTGGGTCCGTTCTCACGGATCCAgtttcacatacagtatgagGAGTATTGAAAGTTCAGAAATTCGAGTGACACAAATGAGAATGGAAGCTTCCCTTGCAGCCAGCAGAGGGTGCTGCTCAGCTGTCAATACAGTATTTCAGTTCGGTCCACTACGCGTGTGTCGATCCactgtgcatgggtgtgtgtgtgtgtgtgtgtgcgtgtgtgtgtcctgtccaCTGCAACTGCCCATTTACTGAGGGAGTAAGTCtccataaaattatatattggACACCTGGTCCAAAGCCTTGCaacttttaaaatcataaagCATAGTATTCAGCTCTGTAATTATTTGTACCAATCACAGGTAATAGGACTGCtgattcacagtaaaatgttcagtgtatgTAACCCTAATACTATTTATAAAGATCTAAAAGGATAAGATGTATGCTGTCTGAGATAGTTGCTTtagcatttaacatttttctgtgcataATGCAGTTTGGGTATGGCAGTACAATTGTCTGGACATCACCCAACAGGGAAAAGCATGAGGCCACAGgaatgatcaaattaaagaatATAATTCCACCAGTTTTACATTGATCCAAAGGCATTAACAAGGGCCAAATAGCACTTTAccttcaaagaaaataaagctaAGGCGCAATAGTActtcttaatttttttgtctttaattattattctttttatcaGGTAGAGCGGTAACTTTTCAGTAGCTTTTTCTGTCTGAAACAACACTGTTATTAGTGATGTAtctagatttttttcttcttaataaaatcgaagctttaaaaaatatactgtcAGTGGAATTCATAACAACACACGCTACACACCTCTGTTGCCAGCTAACGTCCTTGGAATAAAACTGCATGTGTTCCTGTCGACTGTGGGCGCTTAAAAGGTTCTCTCattatctttcatttttccGTGACTCTGACTTGCCTCTCACTTTAGGACAGCACTGGGCAGCTACATTTCACACCTGCGCGATAATGACCACTTTATTTGACATGTTAGTCTCAGTGTCGGAAACGATGATTCTCGCGAAAGCCAATTTGGAAATTCCTTCAGCCGTGGTCACTTTCTTAATATATCCCACCAATCAACTGATCGAAGAGCATGATTGGTCACTTGTACCgttgggtggggaggaggggttaGGTGGAGACGTAGCTTCACCCATTGTTTTGGCAGTATGTGGAGGTTCTTGCTCCACAGACAGGCGCCATGATCAAGGAGGATTCCCAAGAGGAGACCAAGATCGACCTGGAGGGGATCGAGGAGCAGTCTGAGGAGCAGTCTGAGGTGCAGTCCGAGGTACAATCAGAGATAGGGTCAGAATATGGTGCCCAACCCAATCAAGGAGCCACCAGGCCCTCGCTAAAGGACAGGGACCCCAAAGGAGTCAACCAGTGCCTTAAGGTAAATGACAGATATGTTGCTATTGTTACACACCAGGGTAAAGTGTCAGTTTTCATCCCATGTGAAATTATTGGACCCTAACTATGTGGTGAAATGTATTTGGTAGcgttttaataatatatttttactttgggTGCTTGCTAtctgggggttcaggcctggtttttgcttttgtcTGCTACTTTGTGAACGTGTCTTTGtcacagttttctgtaaaaatcaCTGCACAGATAAAATTGATTGGATTTGATTTTACATGTGGCAAGAGAAAATAgttcagttgtgtgtgtgatatgctAATGCAACTACTGTCAGGAAAATGTCAGGAGAGCATGATCACGACTGTGTTGATATCGTACTTGCTGTCTTGTGTGATGAGCACATTTGATAAGGATTTTCACATGCTGAGAAATGAATCCTATGTATTGTACTTGCTGATAGATAAAATGTCAGAATTAATCAGCTTTGATTCAATGCAAAGAAATCTCATTTGAATAAGGACAAGCCATTGTTATGTGGCAATACTGACCTCTGCAGGCAGGTTTGTGTCATCTGATTTCCCCCGATATTGATTGCGTGCTCTGCCTGTGGTGCAGACCAGTTAACACACTGtaacctcctgagacccagcagaaaaaagtaTCATagaataattttcattttctgacatAATACAACTGCCTTGGAaatatgttgcagtgaaaatattttctaaaatattatttatttgatttttgttgAATGGCTGTTGTAGAGTAGGCTTCTGGATAGTAGAATATGTAGTTTtacttgagattaagaccagaaacccatgtcccctacagggtacaaaaattaattgctggGTTTTAGAAGGATAAAAAGAATACAGATGACTGGCTGACATAATCAAGTCTGCTTGCAAGAAGCAGCAGAAGCTCTTATGCATGACATTAAATAATGGCGGAAGACGTACAGTATATTGTCAAGGTCATGGGTTGAGAAAGCCATCGCTGGTGTGAGAAGGTCCTGGTGCTCACACAAGTGCACTTTGGCCTGATCACTGACGCCCTCCAGTGGACGTTCCTTCTCGCCTCCAGGTCACCTTCGTAGACGTCATTGCTGAGCCTCCCTCAGTGCGCAGCTTCGACAAGGTGTGGCTGTGGAGCCACGCCCTGTTTGAGGTCTCCAGGATCTGGTTCTACAGGATCATCTCTCTGCTGCTTGCTGTGCCACTGGCTTTGATCGCTGGGGTGCTCTTCGCCCTCCTCAGCTGCCTCCACATATGGTAtgttgtttccatggaaatggcTCGTGCACACCATGCttgacacagagagacagcctCATCCATGCTTCTACATGTGCACAGACGGCATGAGCTCTTGGGAAAGGAACAAGTTAAGCCAATGCTGTAACTAGCTTTTCCTGGGTAATGTTCCTCTTAGTGCTGAGAGGCAGTGTACAAAATGAATGTAGCCTGTGAGTGACTGGAAAAAAGGTGGTGCACATGGTGAATTCTATTCGTTTATAaagtttatattatattaattgtaGAGTTTTTAAAGATGGCTTCAAGAGCTGTCTTTTCAttgtaaatgatttatttgtacACTGCCTTAAGCAACAGAACCCAGAATGTGGTACTGAACCCAGAACCCAGGGTTTGAgggcattttatttgtaaacctTTCTGTGAgtgttatttctgcattttgattATCAAAGCAGACTGTCAGTGTGAGAGTTTGTAAACTGAAGAGTAGGTGGACATAATCTTCTGCATTCAAAATGATATTTCAGAAAGAGGAGAGCAAATAAAGAGTAGCCTAGGCTATGTCAACATCCTTggatctctgtctctcatttctTTGTAAAGGTTGATCATgccctgtgtccagctcttccTGATCAACATGCACTGGGTCCGGACCATCTGGGCCAGCGTTTTGGACATCACCATCTCTCCTCTGTTCAGCAGCATGGGGAAATGCTGTGGGGCTATCAGCATTCGAGTGGCACAGGAATGACTGTTCACACCAAGTTGTCAGAACGACCCCCCTTCAGAACTCCCTTATCCTCAGTGTAGACAGAGTAAGGGAGGGGGCACCTCCCCAGGAAAGCCCAGCTTTTTGAAACGGTAGGAAGTTGCAGTTACAGTCAAATAACCTGCTGCCATCCTGCACATGGAATGGAATACTAAACCTGACAGATGAGCCAGGGGAGATCTTGCTGGACACACTGTCGGCAGCTGCTGAGGTTAACGGTTTTACAAGGACTTTATAGGAGTAACATTCTACCATTGTGACAAAAAATGCTACATTGTTTTCTGATGTGTTGAAAAGTggtgttcatttaaaatcatgatacTGAACACAAAGCAATAAAGTTGCTTTGATTGACTGGCTGCTTAGTGTTACGTGCATTCACTTCAGATTAATCAgtgcacatacattttaattgcacataCATCAAACATAGACTCATTCTCTACTGCTGCCAAGGTCTTCTAATCAGCAACAAATTGAACACATTACAATTATTACTTGGTATAAGTAATTGTTGTAATTGTTGCAATTGACTGGCTTCGCAGTAGACAATGGATTTTCTATTTGTTTAATGAGCAGACAGGCGATCATTGACCTATGAATGACAAACTGTCAGCCATATGATCTCTCGGATCTAGTCTGTGTGACGGGAACACAGACTAGAAAGGTGTCTCCCAGCCTGCTTGACCTGGGCCTGCTCATTAGAGTTTGGCGGGTGAATGTGGCGGTTGCTGGAGGAATGATGTACCGGGGTGACAATGAAAAGACTAGCGATCAGAGCATATGTACACTGTAGCACAGTAGCATAAACCTCCTGCGTTCAGTCTGCAGAATTTAATGGCATGCCCAGTTTTTCAGTAAGGAAATTATCATCCTTAGAAATGGGCTGTGGCAGATTTCCCCACTCAAACCACCATGTTAATGTATTTAGTATGTAGTAAGATCAGGCTTCATTTTCTATATATAACTATAGGCCTAAGTTAAGCTAAATGAAACCTTTTTGCATTGAAATGCAACTGGTGCCATATTTAAGTAATTAGATAATTTATGTAACAACAAGTCCAATGACAGCTGTACTAAAGGATGATtagagccattttggctcaaatgGGATATGGGGGAAATTATCTACtttcaaaaatctgaagaaTCTTCAACCAAAAAATCATGAAACCAAAGATTTAGCATGTTTTATAACCACCCtcccatgagagagagagagagagagagagaaagaaaaaagagattCACAACACACCTTAAGAATTAGAATTGAATCTCTTCTAAAAACAAGATAGCACATTTTCACAAACAACCAGACTTCAAAACATGAATTTGACAATGCCTGCAAGTGCTTCAAAGGACAAATAGTCTTCACATGGCAGGATGTCTAAGCTTTATGTTTTAACAGCCCAATTCATGTTTCTCAGACTTAACCATTGCAACATTATGATTTTACCCTTAATTTGACTGAAAGAGTCAAGcaaatgcttcttttttcatTACTTGCATGCCATTTTCCTTTAATTAAATGCAggattttgtgaaaatatgttcataatgaaaagcaaaaaccaacaacaaaaaagtttttaaattgaatgacATTTATTAGGAGGAATTCAGCATAG is a window of Anguilla anguilla isolate fAngAng1 chromosome 13, fAngAng1.pri, whole genome shotgun sequence DNA encoding:
- the LOC118211630 gene encoding caveolin-2-like encodes the protein MIKEDSQEETKIDLEGIEEQSEEQSEVQSEVQSEIGSEYGAQPNQGATRPSLKDRDPKGVNQCLKVTFVDVIAEPPSVRSFDKVWLWSHALFEVSRIWFYRIISLLLAVPLALIAGVLFALLSCLHIWLIMPCVQLFLINMHWVRTIWASVLDITISPLFSSMGKCCGAISIRVAQE